TGAAATCGTGCATTCGTTGGCCACGAAGTGTGACCGAGAGACCAATTGGCTCTCCTTGGCGTAACTTAAAGCCGGCAATCGCTTTTCGAGCGCGTCGCAGAATCGGTTTTTGCCCTGCAATACGTTCGAGGTCTTTGGCGATGGTTTCAGTGAGATTTGAAACTTTTCGAAGCGATCCAAGGCCGACATTGAGCGTTACTTTAAATAGCCTGGGCACGGCTAGGTGGTTCTTAATTCCTAACTCTTGGGCGAGTTTAGGGCGAATTTCAGTTTTCATTCGATGCAATAAGGTCATGGGGCCTGCTACTTTGCTTCTTTGGGAATTGAAACGGCGTTTTGGCATTTCTTGCAGATTCGAAGACTTCCCTTGGCAGTGCTCTTATGATTAATGCGTGTTGGTTTTCCGCAATTGAGACACATAAGCATAACATTGCTGACATGAATCGGGGCGGCAAAACTAATAATATCGCCATGTGGCTGACGCGGTGTTGGCTTAGTGTGACGTTTGACAAGGTTCAAGCCTTCAACCACTACTCTTTGTGCTTTCGGTAAGGCGCGGATCACTTTGCCGGTTTTACCCCTGTCTTTTCCAGATAATAGTTTGACTGCATCGTCTTTTCGAATTTGCATCACACTACCTCCGGCGCGAGTGAGATAATTTTTTGATAGCCCCGACCTCTAATTTCTCTGGCGACCGGTCCTAAGACTCGTGTCCCACGTGGCTGATCGGCGTCATCGATAATTACCACCGCATTGTCGTCAAAACGAATCGTGCTACCGTCGGGTCGCTGAAAAGGAAAGCGCTGGCGGACAATAACGGCTTTGACGATTTGTTTTTTTAAAACTGTGCCGCGGGGTAAAGCATCTTTGACCGTCGCGACGATTACATCGCCGATTTGAGCGGCATCTTGCTTGGCGCCTTTAATAACACGAATGCACATTACTTCTTTCGCGCCAGAGTTATCGGCTACTCTAACTCGACTGTAGGATTGAATCATAGTTCAGTTTCCTTGGCCGCTTCAGCTACCTTGAGCACGACCCAAGCCTTACGTTTGCTGATCGGACGGTTTTCTTCAATTTCTACGAAGTCGCCAATGTTAAGGGTAAGCTCGGCAGGTATATGCGCCAGAATATTTCGGCTTACTTGATATGCCTTATCGTAAAGTGGGTGGCGGTGCATACGGTCAACACGAATTCGCGCCGTTGGGGCGTTCACCTTAACCACTTTGCCAATTTTACGCTTTCGTGCCATAGATAATCCTTATGCCTTGTGGGCAGTCACTTTTTCACCAAGCAGAGTCCAAAGTTGAGAGAGTTCTCTTCGAGCTATGCGGAACTCTTTAAGCGCGCCAACTTTACCAAAACCCAGGTCAAAACGCAAGGTGCAAAGGCGGTCATACCGCTTGGCAATTTCTGCCTTAAGCCAGAGTTCATCCTGGCCACGGCTAGACGTTAGGAATGAATTAACTTTAGACATCTTAAATCTCTTCTTTAATGATTATTTTTGTGCGGACTGAAAGTTTTTGAGCGGCCAGCCGCAGGGCTTCGCTGGCAATTTCTTGAGATACGCCGTCGAGCTCAAAGATAATGCGGCCGGGCCGAATGACAGCCACAAAGTGGTCGAGAGCGCCTTTGCCGCTTCCCATCGGTGTTTCAGGCGAGGCTTTAGTGACTGGTTTATCTGGGAAAATACGAATCCAGACTTTACCGCCGCGTTGGATGTAGCGCGTAATTGCTCGCCGCCCAGCCTCAATTTGGCGTGAGCTCACCCAGCCTCGACTTTGCGCTTTCACGCCAAACTTGCCAAAACTCAATTGGTTACCCCGCTGGGCGTTGCCACCGCGCTTGCCGCGATGTTGTTTTCGATGTTTAAGTTTTTTAGGTAAAAGCATAGGGGTTCACCTTAAACTTGGCGACGGCCTTGGGGCTTCAAAACATCGGCCAGTCGATCGCCACGGTAAATCCAGACTTTCACGCCGATTGTTCCGTAGGATGAAGTTTTAGCGTCAAAGTGGGCATAATCGATGTCATTTCGGAAAGTTGAGAGAGGCACGGTGCCTTCAGAGAATTTTTCACGACGGGCAATATCCGCGCCATTCAGACGGCCAGCGACCGCGATTCGAATGCCCTGCGCATTGCGTTGGATTGTTCTTTCAATTGCCTGGCGCACTACTCGCCGATAGGGCATCCTGTTTTCAATTTGATGGGCAATTGTTTGAGCAACGAGCGCGGCATAAAGCTCTGGCGCCTTAATCTCGATAATTTCTAGTTTCAAACCGGTTGGAAGATCTTTCTTGCGCTCGGAGGCGACGCGCACATAATTAGACAGATTGCGATCCCGAAAAGATTGAAGTTTGCGTTCCAGAGTAGTGCGTAAACCTTGGACACCAGCTCCGCCGCGACCAATCACAATACCCGGTTTTGCGGTATGGATGATCACCTTAACTTCTTGAGCATTTCTTTCAATTTCAACGCGTTCGATCGCCGCATCTTTTCGATAAGTAGTTGTGATGAGTCTGCGAATGAAGGCATCCTCGATAATATTGTAGGGTGCGAGATGAGTTGCAAACCACTTTGAACGCCACTCGCGAGTGAGCGGTAAACGATTAGCAAGAGGATGAGTTTTGTGTGACATGTTTATTCCTGATCTTTTTGAGTGCGTTCAACGACTAGAGTTAGATGAGAGCCGCGTTTGGCAAATCGACCCGCTCGGCCGCGACTTTTGATACGTGTTCGATAGAGTCGTCTGGCTTCATTACAGAAAATTTCTTGCACTCGAAGTTCTTCCGGTCGGATGGCTGGATCTCGGTCGCGCGCCGCGGAAATTGAGGCTAAGAGGAGCTTATAGATTGGTTCGGTGGTTGTACGGGGGGAATTTTTCATTTGTGCCAAAGCCATTGGGATTGAAGTATGGCGAAGCTGACCAAGAACGGCGCGAATTTTTCGGGGCGCTATCAATAATTTATTGTAGTGAACGGTAACTTGCATAATTATTTACCTGTTTCTTGAGTCTTAGCTTGCGCTTCGGCTGTTTTACCGCCATGACGCTTGAATTTACGCGTTGGCGAAAATTCTCCGAGCTTATGACCAACCATATCTTCCACAACTGAAACCGAAATAAAATCCTTACCATTATGAACCTGAAAAGTTAATCCGACCATTTCGGGTGTAATCGTGCTCGCCCGTGCCCAAGTTCTGATCGCCGAGTTTTTGCTTCGAGGGGCAGTTTCGACTTTTTTCATAAGTTTTGGGTCAAGAAAAGGACCTTTTTTCAGTGAACGGCTCATAATTTATCTCCGTGTTTCGTGACGACTGCGCGCAATGAAGGTATTGGTTCTCTTATTCCGGCGAGTGCGCTTACCCAGAGCATGTTTGCCCCAGGGTGTTTTTGGATATTTAAGGCCGATCGAGTTACTTCCTTCACCGCCGCCGTGCGGGTGATCATTCGTGTTCATCGCTTTACCGCGAACTTGTGGTCGCCAGCCCATGTGGCGCACTCGGCCAGCCTTGCCCAGCATGACACTTGAATGTTCAGGGTTGCTTACACTGCCCAACGAGGCATACGCGGCTGCTAAAACTCGTCGAATTTCCCCAGAAGGCAATTTAATTTGAACATAACGGCCATTATCTTCATGCGACTGAATGGTCGCGCTTGCCCCGGCTGATCGAACCATTGCGCCTTTGCGGTTCGGGTCGAGGGCAATGTCGTAGATTTGAAAACCTCGAGGAATCTTACCAAGTGGCAGACGATTGCCGTTTTCAAGCAGCGCCTTCTCACCAGCCTCAATGATTTGGTCGATCTTCATCTCATGCGCCGCCAATATATAAGCACGCGTTCCTTCATTGTATTCGATGAGCGCGATGTTGGCGCTTCGGTTTGGGTCGTATTCAAGAGCAAGAATTTTGGCTTGTGTCACCGGCCCCTTCTCTAAGGCGCTAATGATTCGATAATGTCGTTTATTTCCGCCACCTCTATGCCGAATGCTGATTCTTCCAAAGCGATCCCTGCCGGCATGTTTTTTGAGAATCTCGGTGAGAGATTTTTCGGGTCGTTTTTTAGATAAATGTGTTTGCCGATTAATTGACATGCCGCGTTGGCCTGGTGTCGTAGGACGGCGAAAAATAACAGGCATGTTACTTCTCCTCGCTTTTTTGAGCTGGCGTTTCTACTGGCAGTTCAAAACCGGGGATTTTTTCACCTTTTTTGAGGCGGATAATTGCCTTAATCTTGGGTGAGGTTACCCCATTGCGTTTGGGTTTGGCCGCGGTTTTGGCGATATTTACATCAATCACATGCACTTTATAGGCCTGCTCGACGGCGCGTTCGATCGTTAATTTATTGCTATATCTCGGGATGCGAAATGTAAATTGACTCTCACTAACCAGGCGAAGTGATTTTTCAGTAATTACCGGTTTGAGTTGAATATGCTTCATACCTTCGATTTCCCAGGTGCACGGCGAGTCGGTTTTGTGGACTCTATTAAGTTTGCGCGTTTTTTAAGATGAGTTAAAGCTTCATCAGTGCCCAAGATGGCGTCGGCTCGGAGTAGGTCTTCGGCAGTTACGTTCTTAGCGAGGCGGATTTCGACGCTGGGTAAATTTTTGACAGCGCGGCTTAAAGTTAAGTCGCTTTTGACGAGGATGATTGTGATTTGCTGTTTGTCAATCGAACTTAATGCTTGAGCCAAGGTTTTTGTTTTTCCGTCGGTCGGCCAGTTTTTCATTTCAATAAGACCGTTCGCTTGAGCTTGAATCGCAAGCGCGATTTTAAGCGCGTGTTTTTTAAATGAATCAGTTAGCGCCAGGCGATAATCACGTTTTTTTCTTGGACCGAAAACTACTCCCCCGGTTCGCCAAATAGGATTGCGGATTGAGCCAACTCGAGCCCGTCCAGTCCCCTTTTGACGCCAAGGTTTGCGTCCGCCTCCGCTGACTTCGCCCCGCGTTTTTGTGTTCGCCAAAACTTGGCGACGATTCGCCGCATAACCGCGCAGTGCTAGAGCGAGGGCAATTTGCTTATTACTCATCACTGGCCTCGCTTAAACTCATGATTTTGACAATCGCGCCTCGGATGCCCGGGACGGCGCCTTTAATCACCAGGAGGTGTTCATCGGGTAAGATGTCAAGAATTTCAAGATGGTGAACAGTTGCTTGGCGACCGCCAAGACGCCCTGCCATTCGCTTACCTTTAATCGTTCTTTGCGGGTATGTTGAGCCAATTGAACCTGGTTCGCGAATATTCATCGAACCGTGGCTACGCGGACCCATGTGAAAATGATGACGTTTAACCGTACCAGCAAAGCCGCGGCCGCGTGAGGTTGAGGTCACGCTGACTCTATCGCCGAGCGTAAATTGTGTCACATTTAAACTCGAACCGACTTGAGGAAGTTCGCCTTCCATACGGAATTCCTTAAGAATCGCACCAGCTTGCGCACCGATTTTTTCAATTTGAGTTCGCTGGGGCTTTTTGGCGCGACTTGGATCGCCATAGCCAACCTGAAGAGCGCTATAGCCGTCGTTGGCCTTTGATCGAATTTGCACGACTGAATTCGGCAAGGCTTCGATGACTGTGGCACCAACAATCTCGCCTGTATGAGTGGCGACGCGTGTCATCCCAACTTTTCGGCCGAGGATTACTTTCATAAACAAAATAAATGGCCGGGATCTACTCACATTTGTTTGGTGAACGATCTCCCGACTTTTTGAATCCACTTTTTATGAATTTCTTAAATTTTACAGGTGGAACTGAAAACTGTCAACAAGGAGCTATCTTGTACAATGGACAGGTGACTGATATTGTTTAAAGTGTTTTACAATGCTGGAGATCAAAACTATCGCGTATCGGTAAAATAAATATTCGAATGGGGGTGATACGCCTTGAAAATGACAACACTTGACTGGGTCGCAATGATTCTTGTGATTATCGGGGGTATTAACTGGGGTCTAGTTGGCCTCCTTGATTACAACCTCGTTGAAAGTCTATTTAGGGAAGGCACATTCCTCACTAAGATTATTTACGATCTCGTCGGTCTTTCAGCGATTTACATGATTTTTGTTTCAATGAAGCAAAAAGAAGTTTAGCTGATCATGATTCCTAAATTAACAAGCTCCTCATGGGATGAGGAGCTTGTTGGTTATTTATGATAACTTCTTCGGCAAATCTGAATATGAAAGGAGTCTAGTGTTTTTTTCTGTCAGCGGCCAATGCTTGACGTTTTGAATAGGATATTGCGTAGGCAAACATGAATACAAATGAAACTAATGCGGCATAGAAACTAAACTGCGAATTAACAGTTTGCCCGATTTTGTCGGGATTCAGGTGCGGGACAGTGTGGAAGATTATAAAGTAGGTGCCGAGCGTTAATACTCTCGCCTGAAGCCATCGCTCCCTGTCTATGAGTGCAACGACGAATGCCGCGGCGAGTACGGCAAAATGTTGTATAGCGCTTTCCACGCCAAAATTAAGATATACAAACACCCAATTCCAAATCGTATAACCCGCTATCCACTGAAGGGTCATACCGCGCCACGACAAATCTTTGTGCTTTGTTTTTGAGTCTATGTGAATCGAACTTATTTTCTCGAGAGTCAAGACAAGCAAAACACCTGCCACCGCATTTAGATAGTTTGGGGCGCCGCCTGATATGACATCTCTGAAAACCGCTTCGAAAATATTAGTGGCCAGAAGGCCGTATATTACCCATTGACCAAACTTGTGTTTTCCAAGGCTAGTGTTTCTATATATGGAGAGAACGATGATGCCGACCTCGATCGAGAACACCTTCATCCATGGAAACCAATCTGACTCGCCCCAAAGCAGTAACCAACACGTATAGAGTATAAACGGAACGGCCAACCAAAAATAAAGTGTAAATTTGGGGTACCGACGAAATAATTCCTGGGAAACTAGCAGTACTAAAAATACGCCCATGGCAACGATGAAATTCATGCTTAGATTATATCATGCATCAGCTCAAATTGTATAATCTGAAAGCCGTGTTTCTTAACCTCCTCCGACGACCAAAAAGTTAAGCTCTGGTTTTTAAAATGTGAATAGCAATAACCTAAACTTTTCTTATTCTTTTGTATCTTTGTCCTACGCCTCTAAGACTAAGATATTACCACCAAACGAGACTTGTTCGGAATTAAGAAAGCAGAGCGTTTTGCGGAAAACCCTGATTAATCGCCTCCGCTTCGTTTCGGGCATGTCGGACGCGGCGGAGGGTGAGCGCTTCAAAATATGAATCAACGCAGATAAATGGCAGATTCTCTTGATCGAGTTTAGTTGAGCTTAAAGTTGCGAAATTGGCAAACCAGACGACTAAAATTCATTAGTCTTGCAAAAATTTAGACCTTGAGCAGGCCACGGAACCCCCTGGCGGCATAATAGGATTCTGCGCCATTGTGATACGTAAAAACTGTCTCGTAGCGCCGGTCGCAAAAGAGGGCGCCGCCAAGCATACGAATGCTCACAGGCGTTTGCACCCAACTCGATGTCTTCGTATCAAAAATGCCCAGTTTCTGTAACTCGCGATATTGTTGCTCCGTTAAAAGTTCAATGCCAATGGCCGCGGCCAAATCTAGAGCGCTATTTTTTGGCTGATGTTTTTTTCTTGATCCCAACGCCTCGTGGTCGTAACAAACATTTCTGCGGCCGATCGGACTTTCGGCCGAGGAATCAACAAAAAAGTATTCATCTGTTTTCTTATCGAAACCAACAACATCCGGTTCGCCACCAGTTGCTTCCATTTCATTAAGCGACCATAACTTTTTAGGACTATTTGTCAACTTGGTTTGTATTGTTACCCACTCGAGACCTTGATGGCGGTTCATGTTTTTCTCAAAACGGACTTTCAATACTTGAAGCATTTTTTCGCGTTGTTCTAATGATAACTTATTTTCATTGCTTTTCGTGTTGCTCATGTTTTGATACTACCTCATAAGTTCACCTTAGAAGAGCAACGAAGGCGGAGTGTACCTTTGCTTTGAACTTTGCCATTATTGAGATCAGCGAAGTAACTGCGTCGCCAATAAGTCTTCTTAACACTTCCCCAATAATTACCCATAATTATTTTGCTTTCGGCTCAAGCAGAATAATTTAGAAACTATTTTACTCTGAACTCAAAAACGTCAAAGGTAAAGTCAATACCCTGCGGCTTACTAAATTTATTGACAAACTCATATCCATTTTCCCCTGCAAGCTTAAATGGCAAATCGACATCAATGTCGGCAAAATTCGCCCAGCCAAAGTATATTCGTGCGTTAGGTTTGAGATATGCGCCAACTTCCCCAAAAAATTTGCGTTTCATTTCATCTTCGGGGTCCCAAAACATCCGGTCAATGACGTTTTTAAATACGTTTGATTTATTGACTACTCATAAATTCTTCGCAATAAGTTTAGAGATTTCTTCCAACTCTGCTTCGGGCGATTCCTTTCTTTCGCCTGGTCGGTATAGGAACTTTCTTGGCTCATATTCATAAGTTCCAGCATCACCTTCTTTGCGCGGGATAATGTGTAAATGGAAATGCGGAACGGATTGACCTGCAAGTTTTTCATCATTCCAAGCAAAATTGAAACCAGCGGCGTCAAATGTTTGAACAAGTGCACCTAATATTTTTACTCGCAGGTCTTCAATTGCCCGCATTTCCTCACCTGTCAGGTTTTCATATTTAGCGACATGTCTTTTAGGAACAATGAGCGTATGGCCTAGGACAATAGGCATTTTCCCCAAAAACGCAAAAGCTAAATCATTCTCAATAATTTTCCGCTTTTGTATATCTGAAGATGTGCAATACGGACAGCTCATAAATTTTCCAGAGGATAAATATCAAAAGTAACTTCCTCGTACGAGTGAACGCTTTTCAAAACTCCTCCCAGCCACGTTGTTTGTCTATTTTTTGTTTTTCTTTATTAAGCCGAGTATTAAGGAGGGTCTGGTAGCAGTTAAAGAAAATTATCTTCGCATCTTGCTACTGCCACTTATCTGCGAAAAAATTTGCTCAGGCGTTTGGTTTGCATTAATCATTCTTATATTTAGCTTTTTTGCTTTTTCTTCAATTTCCTTTGCCCAGTTTAAAGAATTTTGAAGTTGATAATTAGTTCTACCCATTGGGTTTTCTCGGCTCTCATGTCTTAATCGTTGGGCAAGAATTTCCGGTGATGTTTTAAGGAAGTAAACTTCGTCGAACAAGTCTATCATGTCGAAAACATTTCCTGACATTCCAAAAAGATAAATATCATTTTGTTGCTCTGCAAGAAATTTTGATAAGAAATTTCTATCCATCAGAAATTCGTGGTTATCCAAAAATTCTTTATTCACATTTTGGCACTTTGTTATATTGCTGGATAATATTATACTAAAATACACTATGGTACTTCTTGATTTAGCCGCCGGATTTTTTCGCCGAAATGCCAGAGGCGCTGGCTCAGGCAATCTTTCTTCAAATCTGAAATGGTGGTGTTTGTTTAAAAAAGTCAGAACCCATTTTGCGGAGAACCCCAATTAAGGAAGCCAGCCCGCCGCCGCGAGCTGATGCTCGCCACCCAGCAAAAAAGTTTTCTCTGCATTTCTGATTTTGCGCGCGGAAGAATTTCTCTTAAATGGAAAAGAAAATTTTGTTTCTGGTGTTCTGCCCTCAAGGTCTCGGGCAGTTGGCGGGGCTAGATTTGGACTCGGAAAAGTGAAAACTATTTTTTGGGGATTAGGATTTCACTTTTCCGAGACTGATTTTTTGATTTGGGGATTTTGTCCGCCCGCAGGAGGGGTTTGGGGAGGAATGCGGGCGGGTTTTTCTTTTTGGTTTTGGGCTAATTAGAGACAATTTCATTAAGAATCAAAACGGAAACATCGATATTAGTATCAGCACAATCAATGCTGTTTGTTAGATAAAGTTTTGAATATGATTTTTTAAGTCTTTGTGTTCCCGAATCAAGCAAGCCGTGCGTTACGAGTGCAATTACATCTTTCGCTCCAATCTTTTGACATAGCTCAGCAAACTTTACAGCAGTGCCACCAGTTTCAACCAAATCATCAATAACTCCAACTGTCTGGTTTTTTACGGTCTTAATAAAATTTTCGTCATGTACGATATCAATTTCAAAAGAATTTATTCTCTTTTTTGCAGTCCCTTGTAGCAACATTCTTCTCTGAGAGCCTTGATCTGGAGCCAAAAAAATAGCAGAAGGATAGTCAATTAACGCGGCATCTTTTAACATTGGCGTAGCCGAAATGTTTTTTATTGGATATTTTCCAAACCATGGCTGTCCGAAAAAATGAGCGTCAAGGACATAGATTTGTTTTATGTGGTAATAATCAACCAATTTTATGATAAGATTTTCGGCGGCATTTGTTTCTCCTGAATACTTCGGATTATCCTGCATACCATATGGAAAGTAGGAAAAGAAAATTTCTATATTTTTATAACCAAGATTTGTTAGTATATTGAGAAGCATTTCAAGCTCGATAATTCCTGCATTTGGGTCTGGGGCTCCAGTATGAAGAATTACAATTCTTTTATTCAGTTCGATTTTCTGAAGTTTTACATATACCTCACCATCAGGAAAAAATCGTTTTCCATCTTTATTTCCCTCAAGAAAAACAATCTCACAGTCTTTTGGTACTGACATAAGTCTGGCAAGATGTTCCGCATGTAGCGTAGGAATAATTGTTACATTAGGCATGATGTTTTATCAGGTCTTCAGAGTGTTTTTTTACTTTTTCTGAAATTATTACATCAACGGTGATATTTTCTTTTTCAAAATTTAGAACATCATCAGGTAATAATTCTATTTGTGCTTCAGCTCTTTCTTTTGCAGTTTTTGTTAAATCAATATCCGAGGTTTCCCATTCTCCAATAATATTTCCATTTGAAACAACCTGTTTCAGTAATGGTTCGCCGTCAATTTTCTCATCATACATTCCGATTACATCATGTTTAAGTAAACCTGTTTTTTTATCCAAAACTCTAAAAACCTGATGCGAACCTGGCAAAGTGGTCTTACCTTTATCAGCAGATATTTTTATTTTTGAAATGACTTCATCCCCGTGCTTAATTCCTTTTAATTTGTAAACCATTCCTAAAGCAGGTTTTTCTCCTCCAGTAACAAGTTCAGTACCAACACCAATAAAATCTGGAGTAACCTTATTTTTTGCTAGATCAAGTATTTTATATTCGTTCATATCTCCAGTAAGCATAATTTTTACATTAGGAAAACTCGCTTCAGAAAATATCTTTTTTACTTCTGGAATCAACTCTTTAACATTTCCGCTATCAATTCTTACCCCAAATAATTCATGACCATTTTGTCTCATTTCTTTTGCAACCTCAACAGCATTTTGCGCTCCTTTTATAACATTGT
The DNA window shown above is from Candidatus Berkelbacteria bacterium and carries:
- the rplE gene encoding 50S ribosomal protein L5 produces the protein MTLLHRMKTEIRPKLAQELGIKNHLAVPRLFKVTLNVGLGSLRKVSNLTETIAKDLERIAGQKPILRRARKAIAGFKLRQGEPIGLSVTLRGQRMHDFIERLVRITLPRIRDFRGLSLSNFDRKGNYTFGIREHTVFPEIDHESVSQFYGLSVALTTSAHTNAEGETLLRALGLPLAQPQGDK
- a CDS encoding ribose-phosphate pyrophosphokinase, translating into MPNVTIIPTLHAEHLARLMSVPKDCEIVFLEGNKDGKRFFPDGEVYVKLQKIELNKRIVILHTGAPDPNAGIIELEMLLNILTNLGYKNIEIFFSYFPYGMQDNPKYSGETNAAENLIIKLVDYYHIKQIYVLDAHFFGQPWFGKYPIKNISATPMLKDAALIDYPSAIFLAPDQGSQRRMLLQGTAKKRINSFEIDIVHDENFIKTVKNQTVGVIDDLVETGGTAVKFAELCQKIGAKDVIALVTHGLLDSGTQRLKKSYSKLYLTNSIDCADTNIDVSVLILNEIVSN
- a CDS encoding 50S ribosomal protein L24; translation: MQIRKDDAVKLLSGKDRGKTGKVIRALPKAQRVVVEGLNLVKRHTKPTPRQPHGDIISFAAPIHVSNVMLMCLNCGKPTRINHKSTAKGSLRICKKCQNAVSIPKEAK
- a CDS encoding mitochondrial small ribosomal subunit protein uS17m — translated: MARKRKIGKVVKVNAPTARIRVDRMHRHPLYDKAYQVSRNILAHIPAELTLNIGDFVEIEENRPISKRKAWVVLKVAEAAKETEL
- the rpsC gene encoding 30S ribosomal protein S3: MSHKTHPLANRLPLTREWRSKWFATHLAPYNIIEDAFIRRLITTTYRKDAAIERVEIERNAQEVKVIIHTAKPGIVIGRGGAGVQGLRTTLERKLQSFRDRNLSNYVRVASERKKDLPTGLKLEIIEIKAPELYAALVAQTIAHQIENRMPYRRVVRQAIERTIQRNAQGIRIAVAGRLNGADIARREKFSEGTVPLSTFRNDIDYAHFDAKTSSYGTIGVKVWIYRGDRLADVLKPQGRRQV
- a CDS encoding DUF378 domain-containing protein; translation: MTTLDWVAMILVIIGGINWGLVGLLDYNLVESLFREGTFLTKIIYDLVGLSAIYMIFVSMKQKEV
- the rplC gene encoding 50S ribosomal protein L3 — translated: MKVILGRKVGMTRVATHTGEIVGATVIEALPNSVVQIRSKANDGYSALQVGYGDPSRAKKPQRTQIEKIGAQAGAILKEFRMEGELPQVGSSLNVTQFTLGDRVSVTSTSRGRGFAGTVKRHHFHMGPRSHGSMNIREPGSIGSTYPQRTIKGKRMAGRLGGRQATVHHLEILDILPDEHLLVIKGAVPGIRGAIVKIMSLSEASDE
- the rplP gene encoding 50S ribosomal protein L16 produces the protein MLLPKKLKHRKQHRGKRGGNAQRGNQLSFGKFGVKAQSRGWVSSRQIEAGRRAITRYIQRGGKVWIRIFPDKPVTKASPETPMGSGKGALDHFVAVIRPGRIIFELDGVSQEIASEALRLAAQKLSVRTKIIIKEEI
- a CDS encoding 50S ribosomal protein L23, with protein sequence MKHIQLKPVITEKSLRLVSESQFTFRIPRYSNKLTIERAVEQAYKVHVIDVNIAKTAAKPKRNGVTSPKIKAIIRLKKGEKIPGFELPVETPAQKSEEK
- a CDS encoding uL22 family ribosomal protein, which gives rise to MQVTVHYNKLLIAPRKIRAVLGQLRHTSIPMALAQMKNSPRTTTEPIYKLLLASISAARDRDPAIRPEELRVQEIFCNEARRLYRTRIKSRGRAGRFAKRGSHLTLVVERTQKDQE
- a CDS encoding HIT family protein — encoded protein: MSCPYCTSSDIQKRKIIENDLAFAFLGKMPIVLGHTLIVPKRHVAKYENLTGEEMRAIEDLRVKILGALVQTFDAAGFNFAWNDEKLAGQSVPHFHLHIIPRKEGDAGTYEYEPRKFLYRPGERKESPEAELEEISKLIAKNL
- the rplN gene encoding 50S ribosomal protein L14, which translates into the protein MIQSYSRVRVADNSGAKEVMCIRVIKGAKQDAAQIGDVIVATVKDALPRGTVLKKQIVKAVIVRQRFPFQRPDGSTIRFDDNAVVIIDDADQPRGTRVLGPVAREIRGRGYQKIISLAPEVV
- the rplB gene encoding 50S ribosomal protein L2 produces the protein MPVIFRRPTTPGQRGMSINRQTHLSKKRPEKSLTEILKKHAGRDRFGRISIRHRGGGNKRHYRIISALEKGPVTQAKILALEYDPNRSANIALIEYNEGTRAYILAAHEMKIDQIIEAGEKALLENGNRLPLGKIPRGFQIYDIALDPNRKGAMVRSAGASATIQSHEDNGRYVQIKLPSGEIRRVLAAAYASLGSVSNPEHSSVMLGKAGRVRHMGWRPQVRGKAMNTNDHPHGGGEGSNSIGLKYPKTPWGKHALGKRTRRNKRTNTFIARSRHETRR
- the rplD gene encoding 50S ribosomal protein L4, with product MSNKQIALALALRGYAANRRQVLANTKTRGEVSGGGRKPWRQKGTGRARVGSIRNPIWRTGGVVFGPRKKRDYRLALTDSFKKHALKIALAIQAQANGLIEMKNWPTDGKTKTLAQALSSIDKQQITIILVKSDLTLSRAVKNLPSVEIRLAKNVTAEDLLRADAILGTDEALTHLKKRANLIESTKPTRRAPGKSKV
- the rpsS gene encoding 30S ribosomal protein S19 → MSRSLKKGPFLDPKLMKKVETAPRSKNSAIRTWARASTITPEMVGLTFQVHNGKDFISVSVVEDMVGHKLGEFSPTRKFKRHGGKTAEAQAKTQETGK
- a CDS encoding DUF4256 domain-containing protein, which produces MSNTKSNENKLSLEQREKMLQVLKVRFEKNMNRHQGLEWVTIQTKLTNSPKKLWSLNEMEATGGEPDVVGFDKKTDEYFFVDSSAESPIGRRNVCYDHEALGSRKKHQPKNSALDLAAAIGIELLTEQQYRELQKLGIFDTKTSSWVQTPVSIRMLGGALFCDRRYETVFTYHNGAESYYAARGFRGLLKV